From Andrena cerasifolii isolate SP2316 chromosome 12, iyAndCera1_principal, whole genome shotgun sequence, a single genomic window includes:
- the LOC143375394 gene encoding HEAT repeat-containing protein 3, translating into MGKHKKQRRRPHKENPTGLPSVKDFEATETENVTNDDRENALHRVYQDIQSAIIEEKLSGLQTLESMSCDSAFAVHIAKDSIAKVVGPLLVDGNVHVRAASASALRYIADNGKAEAHVCLLKDDIMTPLCALLKQYYTDWQPKLNQTEKGKLNDEREAFVQAITLLWILCENNECAVKYSNEEDLVSVLIKFFDATTYGMEIATVTAQCLLSLSEDNSAATRTLKGCEDTLLQLLNLDTSTANVSQVVCLKTAVTGLLINLSDYMENSPMSTVCKAITALSEALSIDCKSLLSDLTSIIPHAKNAFSSSAKKKVQHSRRIFSAQQQALEILANVCSEDQGNDSDSDLGDSDCEADGIDDVCMDDKLYKMSSSLPLEITEVFNSCDIVKKVWDKTIAVDRDTVDILEQNIEGKAILQQLHLLNCRAYLCLNNLISSLEIDTLGGMENIYRMWVNMGTVVFKDANSNDVELLESATAAMRAALERLSEAKVNIFGQLTLTDIQPMLNGERQSANANVRANLIRILGNFALILMNNDTPEAHELIKHVSLFLLDTSMAESKAWVMAESLDAIMDIYSEDDSDQLATEIGLVEKLHGLLPHFKAKVRQQKKSLGDNVAIVSTVNTNITRFIKYKEKRIKNA; encoded by the exons ATGGGAAAGCACAAGAAACAGAGGCGGAGACCCCACAAGGAAAATCCTACTGGTCTTCCGTCGGTGAAGGATTTCGAAGCGACGGAAACCGAGAATGTTACTAACGACGACCGAGAAAATGCTTTGCACAGGGTGTACCAAGAT ATACAGTCTGCTATTATCGAGGAGAAATTGTCCGGATTGCAAACACTGGAATCAATGTCCTGCGATTCGGCATTCGCTGTGCACATTGCGAAGGACAGCATCGCCAAAGTGGTAGGACCGTTGCTGGTCGACGGCAATGTACACGTAAGAGCCGCGAGCGCCAGTGCTCTTAGGTACATCGCGGACAATGGGAAAGCGGAGGCGCATGTGTGCTTACTGAAGGACGATATAATGACCCCGCTCTGTGCTTTATTGAAACAA TATTACACAGATTGGCAACCGAAACTTAATCAAACTGAGAAAGGTAAGCTGAATGACGAGAGGGAAGCATTTGTCCAAGCGATCACGCTACTGTGGATTTTGTGCGAGAACAACGAATGCGCAGTAAAATATTCCAACGAAGAAGATCTGGTCTCTGTTTTGATAAAATTCTTCGACGCTACTACTTATGGTATGGAGATTGCCACAGTCACAGCGCAATGTTTATTGTCTCTGTCGGAGGACAATTCCGCTGCTACTAGAACTCTTAAGGGCTGCGAGGACACCCTTCTTCAACTCTTGAACTTGGACACGAGTACTGCCAATGTCTCTCAAGTGGTATGCCTCAAAACTGCTGTAACCGGACTATTAATCAATTTATCTGATTACATGGAAAACAGTCCTATGAGTACAGTCTGCAAAGCTATAACGGCGCTTTCCGAAGCACTCTCTATAGATTGCAAATCTTTATTAAGCGATTTAACGTCGATTATACCTCATGCgaagaatgctttctcgagtaGCGCCAAGAAGAAAGTGCAGCATAGCAGAAGGATTTTCAGCGCCCAACAGCAGGCACTAGAAATTTTAGCCAATGTCTGTTCCGAAGATCAAGGGAACGATAGTGATTCGGACTTGGGTGATTCGGATTGCGAGGCTGATGGAATAGACGATGTGTGTATGGATgacaaattgtataaaatgagCTCTTCCCTGCCACTGGAGATAACTGAAGTTTTCAACAGCTGCGACATAGTCAAAAAGGTGTGGGATAAGACTATAGCTGTGGACAGAGATACGGTAGACATACTGGAACAGAATATAGAGGGGAAAGCTATTTTACAGCAATTGCATCTTCTAAACTGTAGAGCCTACCTGTGCTTAAATAACTTAATATCTAGTCTGGAGATCGACACGCTCGGTGGTATGGAAAACATATACAG AATGTGGGTCAACATGGGAACAGTCGTCTTCAAAGATGCAAATTCGAATGACGTAGAGTTATTAGAGTCTGCCACCGCGGCCATGAGAGCAGCTCTTGAAAGATTATCCGAGGCGAAAGTCAACATCTTCGGTCAGTTAACATTAACAGACATTCAACCGATGTTGAACGGAGAGCGTCAATCCGCGAATGCTAACGTCCGCGCGAATTTGATACGAATATTGGGGAATTTTGCCTTAATCCTGATGAATAACGATACTCCTGAAGCTCACGAGCTGATCAAA CACGTGTCTCTGTTCTTATTGGACACTTCTATGGCGGAATCAAAGGCTTGGGTAATGGCAGAGTCTTTGGACGCGATAATGGATATATATTCGGAAGATGACAGTGATCAGCTGGCGACTGAGATTGGATTGGTAGAAAAATTGCACGGCCTACTGCCGCATTTTAAGGCGAAG GTACGACAGCAGAAGAAAAGTTTAGGAGACAACGTCGCAATAGTGTCCACGGTGAACACGAACATCACGAGGTTCATAAAGTATAAAGAAAAGCGGATAAAAAACGCTTGA